The following proteins come from a genomic window of Zygotorulaspora mrakii chromosome 8, complete sequence:
- the SHB17 gene encoding sedoheptulose-bisphosphatase (similar to Saccharomyces cerevisiae YKR043C; ancestral locus Anc_1.240), with translation MGSTPTPRCIIVRHGQTEWSKSGQYTGLTDLALTPFGEGQMRRTGKSIFQNKFIDPDHITYVFTSPRTRARQTIGFVLETLTEQQRSKIRVVVDEDLREWEYGDYEGLLTHEIIELRKSRGLDKTRPWNIWRDGCENGETTQQIGLRLSRVIARIQNLHRKHQAEGIASDIMLFAHGHSLRYLAALWFKLGVEKKCETDWEKSELKTYNDDTVPYIALDKYRHLIDNPNFLLDAGGIGVLSYSHHNIDEPALALAGAFVPPAEEESQHGDVPNV, from the coding sequence ATGGGCAGCACACCAACACCAAGATGTATTATTGTTAGACATGGTCAGACCGAATGGTCAAAATCTGGTCAATATACAGGTTTGACCGATCTGGCATTAACACCGTTTGGTGAAGGGCAAATGCGTAGAACAGGAAAATCTATTTTCCAGAACAAATTCATTGATCCAGATCACATCACATATGTCTTCACTTCACCAAGAACGAGAGCGAGACAGACGATTGGGTTTGTGTTGGAAACGCTTACAGAGCAGCAGAGATCGAAGATCCGGGTCGTTGTGGATGAAGATTTGAGGGAATGGGAGTATGGTGACTACGAGGGTTTATTGACCCACGAAATCATTGAGTTGAGAAAATCCAGAGGATTGGACAAAACAAGGCCATGGAATATCTGGAGAGATGGTTGCGAAAATGGTGAAACTACACAACAAATTGGATTGAGATTGTCTAGGGTTATTGCCAGAATTCAGAACCTACACAGAAAGCATCAAGCAGAAGGAATCGCCTCCGATATCATGCTCTTTGCTCATGGACATTCATTACGTTACCTGGCTGCATTGTGGTTCAAGCTAGGTGTAGAGAAAAAATGCGAAACTGACTGGGAGAAAAGTGAACTCAAGACCTACAACGATGACACTGTTCCATACATTGCACTTGATAAATACCGTCATTTGATTGATAATCCAAACTTTCTATTGGATGCAGGCGGAATTGGTGTTCTGTCGTATTCTCATCATAACATCGATGAACCTGCTTTAGCCCTAGCTGGTGCTTTCGTCCCTCCAGCAGAGGAAGAGTCTCAGCACGGTGATGTACCAAACGTATAA
- the UTH1 gene encoding SUN family protein UTH1 (similar to Saccharomyces cerevisiae NCA3 (YJL116C) and UTH1 (YKR042W); ancestral locus Anc_1.241) produces MKLSTLLFLSASSGMVLGAPTVKRSHEHHREKRDVVYVTQYVDGNGNAIQGNGGASTTVATQAPASSAPTSTLSPGSSSAAPVTSSSAAPSSSSSSSSGSGSGSSSGSSSGSGAGGVDGDLSDFSGPDKEFEDGTIPCSQLPSGQGVVSLDWVGLDGWASIMNMDGNTATSCQDGHYCSYACQAGMSKTQWPSEQPSDGRSVGGLYCKDGLLYRSNQNSKYLCEWDQNSASAVNQVSDSIALCRTDYPGSENMVIPTVVGAGSSKPISCVNEDSYYQWQGKKTSTQYYVNNAGVSVEDGCIWGTSGSGVGNWAPVVLGAGYTNGITYLSIIPNPNNNTPPNYNVKIVATEGSSINGDCKLENGVYSGSGSDGCTVSVTSGSAEFVFY; encoded by the coding sequence ATGAAGTTATCCACgcttttgtttttatcCGCTTCCTCTGGTATGGTGCTAGGTGCACCTACGGTCAAGAGGAGCCACGAGCACCACCGCGAAAAACGTGATGTGGTCTACGTTACGCAGTACGTGGACGGCAACGGTAACGCGATCCAGGGCAACGGCGGTGCCTCCACGACCGTTGCGACGCAGGCGCCGGCCTCGTCTGCCCCAACGAGTACCTTGTCTCCGGGCTCTTCGAGCGCTGCGCCCGTCACTTCTTCGAGCGCTGCGCCATCGTCTTCCTCCAGTTCCAGTTCCGGTTCCGGTTCAGGTTCAAGCTCCGGTTCAAGTTCAGGTTCAGGAGCCGGCGGTGTTGACGGTGATTTATCCGACTTCTCGGGTCCAGACAAGGAGTTCGAGGATGGTACCATTCCTTGTAGCCAGCTCCCATCTGGCCAGGGTGTTGTTTCGTTGGACTGGGTCGGTTTAGACGGTTGGGCGTCCATCATGAACATGGACGGTAACACCGCCACCTCGTGCCAGGACGGACACTACTGTTCGTATGCTTGTCAAGCCGGTATGTCCAAGACGCAGTGGCCATCAGAACAGCCAAGTGACGGTAGATCGGTCGGTGGTTTGTACTGTAAGGACGGTTTGCTGTACCGTTCCAACCAGAACTCCAAATACTTATGTGAATGGGATCAAAATTCCGCAAGTGCTGTTAACCAGGTTTCTGATTCAATCGCTCTTTGTAGAACTGATTACCCTGGCTCCGAAAATATGGTCATCCCAACAGTCGTTGGCGCTGGCTCCTCCAAACCAATTTCCTGTGTCAATGAGGACTCCTACTATCAGTGGCAAGGTAAGAAAACTTCAACTCAGTACTACGTCAACAATGCAGGTGTTTCTGTTGAAGATGGCTGTATCTGGGGTACAAGTGGCTCCGGTGTAGGAAACTGGGCTCCAGTTGTCCTGGGTGCCGGTTACACCAATGGTATCACCTACTTATCTATAATTCCAAATCCAAACAACAATACACCACCAAACTACAACGTTAAAATAGTAGCTACTGAGGGATCTAGTATCAACGGTGATTGTAAGTTGGAAAACGGTGTTTACTCAGGTTCAGGTTCTGACGGCTGTACCGTTTCTGTCACTTCTGGTAGTGCAGAATTCGTTTTctattga
- the PHO86 gene encoding Pho86p (similar to Saccharomyces cerevisiae PHO86 (YJL117W); ancestral locus Anc_1.238): MSKLSKNMSKGKDNLTQVDASLDQPLDVDAPPTIYGTKVKPELCSAAMNLAMDSVKQQQSLSNKFMIKHPFTGFILLIATVIYLAPRIILPRNIKSGSITGFLYQLVHFNVYNFGTALAIVSLTGMCLFTVYSRISEFFFKTKLSEITDNSGEKIFGVDLRKLATKDKKALSSKQNDNTYIIIYREAPIALISIKENDTLSSKEALVVSISTVGCRKVYIKSGIMEDLLDWAMLRTKTINKEGNYGQSMKLLISVYSFETDLKHILKRKGFTLVQSTKSVESRLLGGLFGARKELWGIQFHFEPAKQE, encoded by the coding sequence ATGAGtaagctttcaaaaaatatgtcaAAGGGTAAAGACAACTTGACGCAAGTTGATGCATCGTTGGATCAACCTCTCGATGTCGATGCTCCACCCACAATTTACGGTACTAAAGTGAAACCAGAGCTGTGTTCTGCAGCAATGAACCTGGCCATGGACTCCGTGAAGCAGCAGCAATCACTTTCGAACAAGTTTATGATCAAACACCCTTTTACTGGattcattcttttgattGCAACAGTCATCTATCTGGCTCCAAGAATCATATTACCAAGAAACATTAAATCAGGGTCCATTACGGGCTTTCTGTACCAGCTGGTTCATTTTAATGTGTATAATTTTGGTACTGCGTTGGCAATAGTTTCGCTTACAGGCATGTGTCTTTTCACCGTATATTCCAGAATCTCTGAGTTCTTTTTTAAAACAAAGCTATCTGAGATCACTGATAATAGTGGTGAGAAAATCTTTGGTGTTGATTTACGCAAACTAGCAacaaaagacaaaaaagcACTCTCCTCCAAACAAAATGATAATACCTACATCATTATCTATAGAGAAGCACCTATCGCATTGATATctataaaagaaaacgaCACGCTATCTTCGAAGGAGGCTTTAGTGGTGAGTATCTCGACTGTCGGGTGTCGTAAGGTTTATATCAAAAGTGGTATCATGGAGGATTTACTTGATTGGGCAATGTTGCGTACAAAGACAATAAACAAAGAGGGTAATTATGGGCAATCAATGAAACTACTGATTTCTGTGTACTCCTTTGAGACTGATTTGAAACATATTTTAAAGCGGAAGGGATTTACTTTGGTTCAAAGCACCAAAAGTGTTGAAAGTAGATTATTAGGTGGTTTGTTTGGCGCTAGAAAAGAACTGTGGGggattcaatttcattttgaacCAGCCAAGCAAGAATAA
- a CDS encoding uncharacterized protein (similar to Saccharomyces cerevisiae YKR045C; ancestral locus Anc_1.237) → MSNSHSFQGRTRKLSGWVKRIIQPAREPNNANTVVSEKHFKNDLEANKAGLVEATKRVSDNDISAVNKETPKGKVLWDETPKRFKQRDVERERDDMETVDNVSITPLFSLCSSSVKSSTFSDAHSLQSTRATVLSGRTMDTNSSTMAIPPASILDRGRVSSGATTIPSSSSTSAPTSIHIPGSSSHRSRPNSLRPNYMQRDASSPTIDSVSTIK, encoded by the exons ATGTCAAACAGTCACAGTTTTCAAG GGCGCACACGGAAATTATCTGGATGGGTCAAAAGGATCATTCAACCTGCAAGAGAGCCAAATAATGCCAATACTGTTGTGTCCGAGAAacatttcaagaatgatTTAGAGGCCAATAAAGCAGGTTTAGTGGAGGCAACCAAGAGGGTGTCTGATAATGACATTTCCGCTGTTAATAAAGAAACACCGAAAGGCAAAGTATTATGGGATGAAACACCTAAGAGGTTCAAACAACGCGATGTTGAGCGTGAAAGGGATGATATGGAAACTGTAGATAACGTTAGCATAACGCctttgttttctctttGCTCTTCATCAGtcaaatcttcaacattttcaGATGCGCATTCCCTACAATCAACAAGAGCTACAGTGCTCTCCGGGAGAACAATGGACACAAATTCAAGTACCATGGCGATACCTCCAGCAAGCATTCTTGACAGGGGCCGCGTTTCTTCCGGAGCTACTACGATTccttcttcgtcatctACAAGTGCGCCCACATCGATTCACATTCCAGGTTCGAGTAGTCATCGGTCCCGTCCAAACAGCTTACGACCTAATTACATGCAAAGAGATGCTAGCAGTCCTACTATAGACTCGGTGTCGACCATCAAATAG
- the UIP5 gene encoding Uip5p (similar to Saccharomyces cerevisiae UIP5 (YKR044W); ancestral locus Anc_1.239), whose translation MRKGTSLKLLISVVVTLLFITFNFGARYFANSSTRTHSDSDKSHIVKIPNREASLSVPYLEAINRFWHVGGSTEIRNTELIRLTKKGKTNDHGIVISNGIGDNTMNNLEIIVEFRISPTNGRVIDSRKQHVMGDGMAIVITPDKDFITQDLHSSYARKQYELNSGGIFAGNTEMMGFPANLPGMALIIDTYQNLPHSRKITPFMDAILNVSPSTQSYDIDSDGIYTSARKLNDKDLRLKQSIIRGDQTRLRIIYLESIKFLKVDIQYDQEGSFWIELFQQEDIIIPKNPKNGQRFIGIGALTGDYSETVDIFDISTSEFHWKDIDETNEDSLLFAKEIDKYFIAEYEDRVALERDDFQKWKMLKSQPKYLKIGKNTTEALKTKKISFVSILIVFCILSTIIYVASVYIRVSLKHAKRLKRNILP comes from the coding sequence ATGAGAAAAGGTACTTCGCTGAAGTTATTGATCAGTGTAGTCGTTACGCTGCTGTTCATAACGTTTAATTTTGGTGCTCGTTACTTTGCCAACAGCTCGACAAGAACTCACAGTGACTCGGACAAGTCCCATATAGTAAAGATTCCTAACCGAGAGGCTAGTCTATCCGTTCCGTACCTGGAGGCGATTAATAGATTTTGGCACGTCGGAGGATCCACAGAAATACGCAATACAGAGCTCATACGACTTACCAAGAAGGGCAAGACAAATGATCACGGAATAGTAATATCGAATGGAATTGGAGATAATACCATGAACAACCTTGAAATTATTGTCGAGTTCAGAATATCACCCACGAATGGTAGAGTGATAGACTCGCGAAAACAGCATGTAATGGGCGATGGTATGGCCATTGTCATTACTCCAGACAAAGATTTCATTACTCAAGATTTGCATTCGTCGTATGCACGCAAGCAGTACGAACTGAACTCTGGCGGTATCTTTGCCGGAAATACAGAGATGATGGGATTCCCAGCTAACTTACCTGGAATGGCACTAATCATCGATACGTATCAAAACTTACCacattcaagaaaaatcacTCCCTTTATGGATGCGATACTGAACGTTTCACCTTCCACGCAGTCATATGATATTGACTCCGACGGTATATATACTTCTGCTAGGAAGCTGAATGATAAGGATTTACGCTTGAAGCAGAGTATCATTCGTGGTGACCAAACCAGATTAAGAATAATTTATTTAGAAAGcataaaatttttaaaagtTGATATCCAATACGATCAAGAGGGCTCCTTTTGGATAGAGCTTTTCCAACAGGAAGATATAATCATACCTAAAAACCCCAAAAATGGGCAAAGATTCATTGGTATTGGTGCATTGACGGGTGATTACTCAGAAACAGTGGATATTTTCGACATTAGTACAAGCGAATTTCACTGGAAGGATATCGATGAGACCAATGAAGATTCGCTACTTTTTGCTAAAGAAATAGacaaatattttattgCTGAATATGAAGATAGAGTTGCATTGGAGAGAGAcgattttcaaaagtggaAAATGTTAAAGTCTCAaccaaaatatttgaaaatcgGTAAAAATACTACTGAAGCattaaaaacaaaaaaaatttcatttgtaAGCATTTTGATTGTGTTTTGCATTTTATCAACCATCATTTATGTCGCTTCTGTTTATATTCGAGTTAGTTTGAAACATGCCAAACGATTAAAGAGGAACATTTTACCATAA
- the PLN1 gene encoding Pln1p (similar to Saccharomyces cerevisiae PET10 (YKR046C); ancestral locus Anc_1.236) → MPATNVKVVVNKDTTDKFARKSPTLNHIYKYPAVATTLDRLVSLPIVSQMLSLLVLSALKTKEVVVDSAHTPRAVKVGYNAVGHGVLKIDEVINLLVFREGIDAFVRCLHTHSDKLGIWVLYFCIDYIANVSNMLLTQLVVKPLQLSLKEKTLKEVVEESTKSDEGADDSLTHVSELTSTTKRISKDIQEKIQSGYIEPTAEFAKSKYDSLVKPTTEKLQSEYVGPTTDFAKQKYDSYVKPTADRLQAEYIEPTKAQLDTSYKTVSATFENNLSKSESVPRAILSTGRDLKNLTLENLKANKSELDKDVKAATESAKKAANEKLADLKNEAN, encoded by the coding sequence ATGCCCGCAACTAACGTTAAGGTGGTGGTCAACAAGGATACCACGGACAAGTTTGCCCGGAAATCGCCGACTTTGAACCACATATACAAGTACCCGGCGGTGGCCACGACGCTGGACCGGCTGGTGTCGCTGCCAATCGTGTCGCAGATGCTGTCTCTGTTGGTGCTATCGGCTTTAAAGACGAAGGAGGTGGTTGTTGATTCGGCCCATACACCACGGGCTGTGAAGGTGGGCTACAATGCGGTCGGCCATGGGGTGCTGAAGATCGACGAGGTTATCAATCTGTTGGTGTTCCGAGAGGGCATCGATGCGTTTGTGAGGTGCTTGCACACGCACTCGGACAAGTTGGGGATCTGGGTATTGTATTTCTGCATCGACTACATCGCCAATGTTTCGAACATGCTGTTGACGCAGCTGGTTGTGAAGCCGTTGCAGCTGAGCCTCAAGGAGAAGACGCTGAAGGAGGTGGTTGAGGAGAGCACCAAGAGCGACGAGGGGGCAGATGATTCGCTGACACATGTGTCCGAGTTGACTTCTACGACCAAGAGGATCTCGAAGGACATACAGGAGAAGATTCAATCGGGATACATTGAACCCACGGCTGAGTTTGCCAAGTCCAAGTACGACTCTCTGGTGAAGCCAACGACCGAGAAGCTGCAGTCTGAGTATGTGGGTCCCACGACGGACTTCGCCAAACAGAAGTACGATTCGTATGTCAAGCCAACCGCAGATAGATTGCAGGCCGAGTATATTGAGCCAACAAAGGCCCAATTGGATACCTCCTACAAGACGGTTTCTGCGACTTTCGAAAACAACTTGAGCAAATCCGAGAGCGTGCCCCGTGCCATACTATCCACAGGTAGAGACCTAAAAAACCTAACTTTGGAAAACTTGAAGGCAAATAAGTCAGAATTGGATAAGGATGTCAAAGCTGCAACTGAGTCTGCTAAAAAAGcagcaaatgaaaaactagCTGACTTGAAAAACGAAGCTAATTAa